One window of Jannaschia sp. CCS1 genomic DNA carries:
- the ctrA gene encoding response regulator transcription factor CtrA, with product MRVLLVEDDPTTSRSIEMMLKHANLNVYSTDLGEEGMDLAKLYDYDIILLDLNLPDVSGHEVLRHLRTARVDTPILILSGLDDPENKLKGFGFGADDYLTKPFHREELVARIHAIIRRSKGHAQSVIDTGRISVNLDAKTVDVAGTPVHLTGKEYQMLELLSLRKGTTLTKEMFLNHLYGGMDEPELKIIDVFICKLRKKLSEATGGDTYIETVWGRGYVLRDPVSAADMDMDMVATG from the coding sequence ATGCGCGTACTGTTAGTCGAAGACGATCCCACCACGTCACGAAGCATTGAAATGATGCTCAAGCACGCGAACCTCAACGTTTATTCCACCGATCTGGGGGAGGAGGGGATGGATCTCGCAAAACTCTACGACTACGACATCATCCTTCTCGACCTTAATCTTCCCGATGTCTCCGGCCATGAGGTGCTGCGTCACTTGCGGACAGCCCGCGTTGATACGCCGATCCTGATCCTCTCTGGCCTCGATGACCCGGAGAACAAGCTGAAAGGGTTCGGATTTGGGGCCGACGATTATCTGACCAAACCGTTCCACCGCGAAGAACTTGTGGCCCGCATTCACGCCATCATCCGTCGCTCCAAGGGGCACGCTCAGTCGGTCATCGATACCGGGCGAATTTCGGTTAACCTGGATGCCAAGACCGTCGATGTGGCAGGAACGCCCGTGCATCTGACCGGCAAGGAATACCAGATGCTGGAACTGCTATCGCTGCGCAAGGGCACGACGCTGACGAAAGAGATGTTCCTCAATCATTTGTATGGCGGCATGGACGAGCCCGAGTTGAAGATCATCGACGTCTTCATCTGCAAACTGCGCAAAAAGCTGTCTGAGGCAACGGGCGGCGACACCTATATCGAGACGGTTTGGGGCCGCGGCTACGTGCTTCGTGACCCGGTCTCGGCGGCGGATATGGACATGGATATGGTTGCCACGGGGTAA
- a CDS encoding DUF1153 domain-containing protein translates to MYIRKIQGPHTVTLPDGSNMTRSDLPPPDTTRWVASRKASVVRAVDYGLLSAEEAIRTYALSEEELEAWRVAVEKHGVRALKTTAIQQFRERD, encoded by the coding sequence ATGTATATCAGGAAAATCCAGGGGCCACATACCGTGACCTTGCCCGATGGCAGCAATATGACACGATCTGACCTGCCCCCGCCCGACACGACGCGCTGGGTGGCCAGCCGCAAGGCGTCGGTCGTTCGCGCGGTCGATTATGGGCTTTTGAGCGCTGAGGAGGCGATTCGCACCTACGCCCTGTCAGAGGAGGAGTTGGAGGCCTGGCGGGTTGCCGTTGAGAAACACGGCGTGAGAGCCCTGAAAACAACGGCGATTCAGCAATTCCGCGAAAGAGACTAA
- a CDS encoding DMT family transporter — protein sequence MTSPDATPPDATPLRAIMLILLGMACISINDMLIKLLSGGYPLHQMVFIRSVIGIFATSVFVWFEGGWRILKTDRPGLHLIRAGLIVCANMIYFAGLSVMPLGVATALFFVAPLFITLLAIPVLGEAVGRHRLTALLIGFVGVAVMMIPATDWNDVPRAAMLLPIVAAACYAGMQVMTRKLGAKSAASAMAIYIQVAFIVVSTLSYIAVGHGRYAEGVESESLVFLLRAWVWPATEDIWKFAVLGAMSAVIGYCLSAAYRIGNAATVASYEYAALPMAILLGWLVFAERPSWVMILGTALIAFAGLYVFARERRRAGTGGPSGPAAERPLRRG from the coding sequence GTGACATCCCCTGACGCCACGCCCCCCGATGCCACACCGCTGCGCGCCATCATGCTGATCCTTCTGGGGATGGCCTGTATCTCGATCAACGATATGCTGATCAAACTTCTGTCCGGTGGCTATCCCCTGCACCAGATGGTGTTCATCCGCTCAGTCATCGGGATCTTTGCCACATCGGTCTTTGTCTGGTTCGAGGGCGGCTGGCGTATCCTGAAAACGGACCGCCCGGGCCTGCACCTGATCCGTGCCGGGCTGATCGTCTGCGCCAACATGATCTATTTTGCTGGCCTGTCCGTCATGCCTCTGGGTGTGGCGACGGCGCTGTTCTTCGTGGCCCCGCTGTTCATCACCCTTCTCGCCATCCCGGTATTGGGAGAGGCGGTGGGCCGCCACCGGCTCACGGCGCTTCTCATCGGGTTTGTGGGTGTCGCCGTGATGATGATCCCCGCGACCGATTGGAATGACGTCCCCCGCGCCGCCATGTTGCTGCCGATCGTTGCCGCCGCCTGCTATGCGGGGATGCAGGTGATGACCCGCAAACTGGGCGCAAAATCTGCCGCATCGGCCATGGCGATCTATATTCAGGTCGCATTTATCGTGGTCTCCACCCTGTCCTATATCGCGGTCGGCCATGGCCGGTATGCCGAAGGTGTGGAGAGTGAGAGCCTCGTCTTCCTTTTGCGCGCCTGGGTCTGGCCCGCAACGGAGGACATCTGGAAATTCGCGGTTCTGGGCGCCATGTCCGCCGTGATCGGCTATTGCCTGTCCGCCGCCTACCGCATCGGCAACGCCGCGACCGTCGCCTCCTACGAATATGCGGCGCTGCCCATGGCAATTCTGCTGGGGTGGCTGGTCTTTGCCGAGCGTCCGAGCTGGGTCATGATCCTTGGAACGGCCCTCATCGCTTTTGCGGGTCTCTATGTCTTCGCCCGTGAGCGTCGCCGCGCTGGTACCGGAGGTCCATCCGGCCCCGCCGCCGAACGCCCCCTGCGCCGAGGTTGA
- a CDS encoding GNAT family N-acetyltransferase — protein sequence MDLRPAIPSDLPEIARLHEANWRRDYVGILPEVVLGAPLSAHMAKEWTVNALDTRRVFVMVDGGSIVGFAAMQDDGPHECAFLDNLHVEPSARAQGVGRALMSAVAVLAVPGALTLDVLSANTAARAIYRRWGGQESVEFDDEVLGVTVPAVTVGWRNTVDLLDRLRGQGR from the coding sequence ATGGACCTCCGCCCCGCAATCCCCTCGGACCTGCCCGAGATCGCCCGCCTGCATGAGGCGAACTGGCGGCGCGATTACGTGGGAATATTGCCAGAAGTGGTCCTTGGCGCGCCGCTCTCGGCCCATATGGCGAAGGAATGGACCGTCAATGCCCTGGACACACGGCGCGTCTTTGTGATGGTCGACGGCGGGTCGATTGTTGGTTTCGCGGCGATGCAGGATGACGGCCCGCACGAATGTGCCTTTCTCGACAACCTGCATGTGGAGCCCTCCGCGCGGGCCCAAGGGGTGGGGCGGGCGTTGATGTCTGCCGTTGCGGTTCTGGCCGTGCCCGGCGCCCTTACCCTGGACGTGCTCAGCGCCAACACGGCTGCGCGCGCGATCTACCGTCGGTGGGGCGGGCAGGAATCGGTGGAGTTCGACGATGAGGTTTTGGGCGTGACCGTGCCTGCCGTCACCGTCGGTTGGCGCAACACGGTTGACCTTCTGGACCGGCTCAGGGGGCAGGGCCGGTGA
- a CDS encoding HU family DNA-binding protein, which produces MATTTPSKPTKRKSTSAGPRRSVTSAKTTAKTAAKAGGPKSVAETAPAPATPTSPNAPMPAAAASASDDDRLKRPDLIEAVAKRVSLKRSEAKMVFDVVLDEIGKALDASDEVVVPPLGKLMIKKRVEKPGGDMLTVKLKRAEADPAAGDVAPLADPIKDS; this is translated from the coding sequence ATGGCAACGACCACTCCGAGCAAACCCACAAAGCGCAAATCCACCTCCGCCGGGCCGCGCCGCTCGGTGACATCTGCCAAGACGACGGCCAAGACAGCCGCAAAGGCGGGTGGTCCCAAATCCGTGGCCGAGACGGCCCCTGCACCGGCAACGCCAACATCACCCAACGCGCCCATGCCAGCGGCGGCAGCATCCGCTTCTGATGATGATCGCCTGAAACGCCCCGATCTGATCGAGGCGGTGGCCAAGCGCGTGTCGCTGAAGCGGTCCGAGGCGAAAATGGTCTTTGATGTTGTCCTTGACGAGATTGGTAAAGCGCTCGACGCCTCCGACGAGGTTGTCGTGCCACCGCTTGGCAAGCTGATGATCAAGAAACGCGTGGAAAAGCCCGGCGGCGACATGCTGACCGTGAAGCTGAAACGCGCTGAAGCGGACCCTGCCGCGGGCGATGTCGCCCCCCTTGCAGACCCGATTAAGGACAGCTAA
- a CDS encoding polysaccharide deacetylase family protein, which yields MTILHRRALLLGTVSALATPFVSVAARAQSLPQTFAGRGPITRGEAATVTRIPTAQPLVAMTFDDGPHPNLTPQLLDMLRVRGIRATFYVIGRNAARYPQILQRMVAEGHEIGNHTWSHPSLHGHSDASVLSQVDRTNRAVFDAVGRPPVTMRPPYGNLYDRQRLMLFETRAMPTILWSVDTLDWQRPGSSIIAQRVVGGSHTGAVILAHDIHSATVRAMPTALDGVTGRGFRFVTMSELIGWPRWDRRRLRLVEAAS from the coding sequence ATGACTATTCTTCACCGTAGAGCGTTGCTGTTGGGAACGGTGTCTGCCCTTGCAACGCCCTTCGTGTCGGTGGCCGCACGGGCGCAGAGCCTGCCGCAGACGTTTGCCGGACGCGGGCCGATCACCCGGGGCGAAGCCGCAACCGTCACGCGCATCCCGACCGCGCAGCCCTTGGTTGCGATGACGTTTGACGATGGCCCACACCCCAATCTGACGCCGCAATTGCTGGATATGTTGCGGGTCAGGGGCATCCGCGCCACGTTCTATGTGATTGGCCGCAATGCGGCGCGCTATCCGCAGATCCTGCAACGGATGGTGGCTGAGGGCCATGAGATCGGCAACCATACATGGTCCCATCCCAGTCTCCATGGTCACTCCGATGCCTCGGTCCTCAGTCAGGTCGACCGGACGAACCGCGCGGTCTTTGATGCCGTGGGGCGTCCACCCGTTACCATGCGTCCGCCCTATGGCAATCTTTATGATCGCCAACGGCTGATGCTGTTTGAAACCCGTGCCATGCCAACGATTCTCTGGTCGGTGGATACGCTGGACTGGCAGCGCCCGGGGTCGTCCATCATCGCGCAGCGGGTTGTTGGTGGCAGTCACACCGGCGCCGTGATCCTGGCCCACGACATCCACAGCGCCACGGTGCGCGCCATGCCCACGGCCCTAGACGGGGTCACGGGGCGCGGGTTTCGGTTCGTCACAATGTCTGAGCTGATCGGATGGCCCCGCTGGGATCGCCGCCGGCTGCGTCTGGTGGAGGCTGCGTCTTAA
- a CDS encoding pirin family protein, with product MSWNPLLDTHYPIGNDVDAIETVIVPRARDLGDFEVRRALPAPRRQMVGPFIFFDQMGPAEFLTGQGVDIRPHPHIGLSTVTYLFQGKFHHRDSLGTDQWIEPGAVNLMTAGHGITHSERIDGDMLAAPYTLSGLQTWIALPEAAEDAAPDFVHAAKADLPLLEGEGKQLRLILGEAYGETNPVSTPSRMFYADALLEAGAQLPLPEDHEDRGAYVLDGGVSVAGQTFAKGQMMVFRPGDRIAMQAGEQGARVMLLGGDTMDGPRHIWWNFVASSKDRIEAAKEAWREGDWMHGRFQLPPTDNAEHIPLPG from the coding sequence ATGAGCTGGAACCCGCTCCTCGACACCCACTACCCGATTGGCAACGATGTCGACGCCATCGAGACCGTGATCGTCCCCCGTGCGCGGGACCTTGGTGATTTTGAGGTGCGCCGCGCGCTGCCCGCACCCAGACGTCAGATGGTCGGCCCGTTCATCTTTTTCGATCAGATGGGCCCGGCAGAGTTTCTGACCGGGCAGGGCGTCGATATCCGCCCGCATCCCCATATCGGCCTCTCGACCGTCACCTATCTGTTTCAGGGCAAGTTTCACCACCGCGACAGCCTTGGCACGGATCAATGGATTGAGCCCGGCGCCGTGAACCTGATGACCGCGGGCCACGGCATCACCCATTCTGAGCGGATCGACGGCGACATGCTGGCCGCCCCCTACACGCTGTCGGGTCTTCAGACGTGGATCGCCTTGCCGGAGGCCGCCGAGGACGCAGCGCCTGACTTTGTCCATGCCGCCAAGGCCGATTTGCCGCTTTTGGAGGGAGAGGGCAAACAGCTCCGCCTGATCCTGGGGGAGGCCTACGGAGAGACAAACCCCGTCAGCACGCCGTCACGTATGTTCTACGCCGATGCCCTGCTGGAGGCTGGCGCGCAGCTGCCGCTCCCCGAAGATCATGAGGATCGCGGCGCGTATGTGCTGGACGGGGGGGTGAGCGTGGCAGGCCAAACCTTCGCAAAAGGCCAGATGATGGTCTTCCGCCCCGGCGACAGGATCGCGATGCAAGCAGGTGAGCAAGGCGCACGGGTCATGCTTTTGGGGGGCGACACAATGGACGGCCCACGTCACATCTGGTGGAACTTTGTGGCCTCCTCCAAGGACCGGATCGAGGCCGCGAAGGAGGCGTGGCGCGAGGGGGATTGGATGCATGGCCGCTTTCAACTGCCCCCCACGGACAACGCAGAACACATCCCGCTGCCCGGCTGA
- a CDS encoding histidine phosphatase family protein, translating to MRPLPAIYVLRHGETEWNREGRCQGHLDAPLTPLGRDQAAQQGRILRDQVFAHHRSCSVRISPLQRTRTTWDIAAEIADRTEQGFEIEPRLAEVHMGTWQGRLRKDFLAEDAAARAHPNLFELSLNTPEGERFEALSARLEDLLDEITEPAICVTHGITSLVLRGLIRGLSRDEMAGQGHDQGIVYGLWDGQEYRLEDNDAD from the coding sequence ATGCGCCCGTTGCCTGCCATTTACGTGCTGCGCCATGGTGAGACGGAGTGGAACCGGGAGGGGCGTTGCCAGGGTCACCTTGATGCGCCGCTGACACCGCTTGGACGGGATCAGGCCGCGCAACAGGGGCGGATTTTGCGCGATCAGGTGTTTGCCCATCATCGCTCGTGTTCCGTTCGCATCAGCCCCCTGCAACGCACCCGCACGACCTGGGACATTGCGGCGGAGATCGCGGATCGCACAGAGCAAGGGTTTGAGATCGAGCCGAGGTTGGCCGAGGTTCACATGGGCACCTGGCAGGGTCGCCTGCGCAAGGATTTCCTGGCGGAGGACGCCGCCGCGCGTGCACATCCAAACCTGTTTGAGCTGTCTCTGAACACCCCTGAAGGAGAACGATTTGAGGCGCTGAGCGCGCGCCTTGAGGACCTGTTGGATGAGATCACCGAACCTGCCATCTGCGTCACCCATGGCATCACATCGCTTGTCCTGCGGGGGCTGATCCGCGGCCTCAGCCGGGACGAGATGGCCGGGCAGGGGCATGACCAGGGTATCGTATACGGGCTTTGGGATGGGCAGGAATATCGTCTGGAGGACAATGACGCCGATTGA
- the mnmA gene encoding tRNA 2-thiouridine(34) synthase MnmA: MALDRSDGLNSLGFAKAPADTRVVVAMSGGVDSSAVAAQLADEGYDVVGVTLQLYDHGAALAKKGACCAGRDIHDAARVAETMGFPHYVLDYENVFKDAVIDEFADSYLAGATPVPCIRCNERVKFKDLLETAKDLDADCMATGHYIQRKMGREKAELHSAADAARDQSYFLFSTKQEQLDFLRFPLGHLESKAETRALAAKYGLSVADKPDSQDICFVPNGNYAAVIEKLRPGAADPGEIVDIDGNVLAMHRGVIHYTIGQRRGLGIGGLDDPLYVVKLDPDTRRVIVGPKEMLSTRTVPVREINWLGDTPFDSQQEWQMDVKIRSTRPPRGAVIRPVSATEAEVELIVAEEGVSPGQACVFYAPEGGRIFGGGWIHKG; encoded by the coding sequence ATGGCACTCGACCGGTCTGATGGCCTCAATTCGCTCGGCTTTGCCAAAGCGCCCGCTGACACGCGCGTTGTCGTGGCGATGTCGGGCGGCGTGGATTCGTCTGCGGTGGCGGCACAGCTGGCGGATGAGGGCTATGATGTCGTGGGGGTCACGTTGCAGCTCTATGATCACGGCGCGGCGCTGGCCAAGAAGGGCGCGTGCTGTGCGGGCCGTGATATCCATGATGCCGCCCGTGTGGCCGAAACGATGGGCTTCCCCCACTACGTTCTGGATTATGAGAACGTGTTCAAAGACGCCGTGATCGATGAATTCGCCGACAGCTATTTGGCCGGGGCCACGCCTGTGCCCTGCATCCGCTGCAACGAACGGGTGAAATTCAAGGATCTGCTGGAGACGGCCAAGGATCTGGACGCGGATTGCATGGCCACGGGCCACTACATTCAACGCAAGATGGGCCGCGAGAAGGCGGAGCTTCATTCCGCCGCCGATGCCGCGCGCGATCAGTCCTATTTCCTGTTCTCCACCAAGCAGGAGCAGCTGGATTTCCTGCGGTTCCCCTTGGGGCATCTGGAAAGCAAGGCCGAGACGCGGGCGCTGGCGGCGAAATATGGGCTGAGCGTGGCCGACAAGCCCGACAGCCAGGACATTTGCTTCGTGCCCAACGGCAACTATGCCGCTGTGATCGAAAAACTGCGCCCCGGCGCGGCTGATCCCGGTGAGATTGTGGATATCGACGGCAACGTACTGGCCATGCATCGTGGCGTGATCCACTACACCATTGGTCAGCGGCGCGGTCTTGGCATCGGCGGGCTGGATGACCCGCTTTACGTCGTGAAGCTGGACCCTGACACCCGACGCGTGATCGTCGGCCCGAAAGAGATGCTGTCGACCCGGACGGTGCCAGTGCGAGAGATCAACTGGCTTGGGGATACGCCGTTCGACAGTCAGCAGGAATGGCAGATGGACGTCAAAATCCGCTCCACCCGCCCGCCGCGCGGTGCGGTGATCCGGCCGGTGTCGGCGACCGAGGCGGAGGTGGAACTGATCGTCGCCGAAGAGGGCGTCAGCCCCGGACAGGCCTGCGTTTTCTACGCGCCCGAAGGCGGGCGGATCTTCGGGGGCGGCTGGATCCACAAGGGGTAG
- a CDS encoding MerR family transcriptional regulator yields the protein MQISEVSERSGLSVATIRYYERAGICPKIPRDGAGHRVFTPEMLAWLTLLAALRDTGMGTEKMTAFAMLYRDGDATVAARKRMLMEHQTALAAQQARLDACQALLAQKLTRYDEILGDG from the coding sequence ATGCAAATCTCTGAAGTGTCCGAACGCTCTGGCCTGAGCGTGGCGACAATCCGCTACTATGAGAGGGCTGGAATCTGCCCAAAGATCCCTCGCGACGGGGCAGGTCACAGGGTGTTCACGCCCGAAATGCTGGCATGGCTGACCCTGTTGGCCGCGCTGCGCGACACCGGCATGGGGACGGAGAAGATGACCGCCTTCGCCATGCTGTACCGCGACGGGGACGCCACCGTGGCGGCGCGAAAACGGATGCTGATGGAGCATCAGACCGCCCTGGCCGCCCAACAGGCGCGTCTGGATGCCTGCCAGGCGCTGCTGGCCCAGAAGCTGACGCGCTACGATGAAATCCTGGGAGACGGGTGA
- the lon gene encoding endopeptidase La — protein sequence MSEQTIYPVLPLRDIVVFPHMVVPLFVGREKSVRALEEVMQDDKQILLSSQRDPAEDDPGTDGIFENGVLANVLQLLKLPDGTVKVLVEGRRRVRIEEYTSTEPFFEAIAVELSESTGDLEAITALTRSVAEEFEKYAKVKKNVPEEALTSVSEAHDPAKLADLVSGHLGIEVEQKQELLETLEVAARLEKVYGLMQGEMSVLQVEKKIKTRVKSQMERTQREYYLNEQMKAIQRELGDGEEGEGEVAELSERIASTKLSKEAREKADAELKKLKNMSPMSAEATVVRNYLDWMLSIPWGTKSRVKKDLGRAQKILDDDHYSLEKVKERIVEYLAVQQRSKKLKGPIMCLVGPPGVGKTSLGKSVAKATGREFIRISLGGVRDESEIRGHRRTYIGSMPGKIIQALRKAKTTNPLILLDEIDKMGQDFRGDPASAMLEVLDPEQNGTFVDHYLEVEYDLSNVMFLTTANSYNMPGPLLDRMEIIPLAGYTEDEKAEIANRHLIAKQVKNHGLKKNEFTLEPEALQEMIRTYTREAGVRNLEREIGKLCRKAVTKIVRKEVEEVVVTPENLDDFLGVKKYRYGLAEDADAIGVVTGLAYTSVGGDLLHIEALKLPGKGRMKTTGKLGDVMKESIDAAASYVRSIAPEIGVKPPRFDRMDIHVHVPDGATPKDGPSAGLAMVTSIVSVLTGIPVKRDIAMTGEVSLRGNAMPIGGLKEKLLAALRGGITTVLIPQENEKDLVEIPDNVKDGLTIIPVTHVSEVLAHALTSKPEPIEWDEAAEEAAAAAAAIAQGGQGATAH from the coding sequence ATGTCCGAACAAACTATCTATCCCGTCCTGCCGCTGCGCGACATCGTGGTGTTCCCGCACATGGTGGTGCCGCTGTTCGTGGGCCGCGAAAAATCCGTGCGTGCGCTGGAAGAGGTGATGCAGGACGACAAGCAGATCCTGCTGTCGTCGCAACGGGACCCGGCGGAGGATGATCCCGGCACCGACGGCATCTTTGAAAACGGCGTGCTGGCCAATGTGCTGCAATTGCTGAAGCTGCCCGATGGCACCGTGAAGGTGCTTGTCGAAGGCCGTCGCCGCGTGCGGATCGAGGAATACACGTCCACTGAGCCGTTCTTTGAGGCGATTGCCGTCGAATTGTCCGAATCCACCGGCGATCTGGAAGCGATCACGGCGCTGACGCGGTCGGTGGCCGAAGAATTCGAGAAATACGCCAAGGTGAAGAAGAACGTGCCGGAAGAGGCGCTGACCTCTGTATCGGAAGCGCATGATCCGGCGAAGCTGGCCGATCTTGTCTCCGGCCACCTGGGCATCGAGGTGGAGCAAAAGCAGGAGCTTCTTGAAACCCTCGAAGTCGCCGCGCGGCTAGAGAAGGTCTATGGCCTAATGCAGGGCGAAATGTCCGTGCTGCAGGTGGAAAAGAAGATCAAGACCCGCGTGAAGTCCCAGATGGAGCGGACCCAGCGCGAATATTACCTGAACGAACAGATGAAGGCGATCCAGCGGGAATTGGGCGATGGTGAAGAGGGCGAGGGCGAAGTGGCCGAGCTGTCGGAGCGGATCGCCAGCACCAAGCTGAGCAAGGAGGCGCGCGAAAAGGCCGATGCGGAGCTGAAGAAGCTCAAGAATATGTCGCCGATGAGCGCGGAAGCCACGGTTGTGCGCAACTACCTCGACTGGATGCTGTCGATCCCGTGGGGCACGAAATCCCGCGTGAAAAAGGATCTGGGGCGTGCCCAGAAGATCCTCGACGACGATCACTACAGCCTGGAGAAGGTGAAGGAGCGGATCGTTGAATATCTCGCGGTCCAGCAACGTTCCAAGAAGCTGAAGGGGCCGATCATGTGCCTCGTCGGCCCTCCCGGCGTGGGTAAGACCTCATTGGGCAAATCGGTGGCCAAGGCGACGGGGCGGGAGTTCATTCGGATTTCCCTCGGCGGCGTGCGCGATGAATCCGAGATCCGCGGCCATCGGCGCACCTATATCGGCTCCATGCCCGGCAAGATCATCCAGGCGCTCAGGAAAGCGAAGACGACGAACCCGCTTATTCTGTTGGACGAGATCGACAAGATGGGGCAGGATTTCCGGGGCGATCCGGCATCCGCGATGCTGGAGGTGCTGGACCCCGAACAGAATGGCACCTTCGTGGATCACTATCTTGAGGTGGAATACGACCTTTCGAACGTGATGTTCCTTACCACCGCGAACTCCTACAACATGCCGGGCCCGCTTCTGGACCGGATGGAGATCATTCCGCTGGCCGGCTACACCGAGGATGAAAAGGCCGAGATCGCCAATCGTCACCTCATCGCCAAGCAGGTGAAGAACCACGGGCTGAAGAAGAACGAATTCACGCTGGAGCCCGAAGCGCTGCAAGAGATGATCCGCACCTATACCCGTGAAGCGGGCGTGCGGAATCTGGAGCGGGAGATCGGGAAGCTCTGCCGCAAGGCGGTCACCAAGATCGTGCGCAAGGAGGTTGAAGAAGTCGTTGTAACCCCCGAGAATCTAGACGATTTCCTTGGCGTGAAGAAGTATCGCTACGGGTTGGCAGAGGATGCCGATGCCATCGGTGTTGTCACCGGCCTCGCCTATACGTCAGTGGGCGGCGACCTTCTGCATATCGAGGCGTTGAAGCTGCCCGGTAAGGGGCGGATGAAAACGACGGGCAAGCTCGGCGATGTGATGAAGGAAAGCATCGACGCGGCGGCCAGCTACGTCCGCTCCATCGCGCCAGAGATCGGGGTGAAGCCGCCTCGGTTTGACCGGATGGACATCCACGTCCACGTGCCCGATGGCGCGACACCCAAGGACGGGCCGTCTGCCGGTCTGGCCATGGTGACGTCCATCGTGTCGGTCCTCACGGGCATTCCCGTGAAGCGCGACATTGCGATGACGGGCGAGGTCAGCTTGCGCGGCAATGCGATGCCCATCGGCGGCTTGAAGGAAAAGCTGCTGGCTGCCCTGCGCGGTGGGATCACCACAGTTCTCATCCCGCAAGAGAATGAGAAGGACCTGGTGGAGATCCCGGACAACGTGAAGGACGGGCTGACCATCATCCCCGTGACCCATGTCTCGGAGGTTCTGGCCCATGCTCTGACAAGCAAACCCGAGCCAATCGAATGGGATGAGGCCGCTGAAGAGGCCGCCGCCGCTGCGGCTGCGATCGCTCAAGGCGGTCAGGGTGCGACGGCCCATTAG
- a CDS encoding short chain dehydrogenase: MRIIVVGASGDIGQAACRALEGTHDLIRVGRSSGDITADMSDPRAVAEMYRQTGPVDAVVCTAGEVHFALLLAQTHATMMEGLAQKTMGQINLVLQGLTHVSDGGSFTLTSGILDRNPVRGGVGAATANGALAGFVTGAAIEMPRRLRLNVVSPGMLDTSARRYGALFPGHIPVPDHRVGQAYVKCVDGAMTGRVICVD, encoded by the coding sequence ATGAGGATCATCGTTGTCGGAGCATCTGGGGATATCGGGCAGGCCGCATGTCGGGCGCTGGAGGGGACCCATGACCTGATCCGTGTCGGGCGATCCTCAGGCGACATAACGGCCGACATGAGCGATCCGCGGGCGGTGGCCGAGATGTACCGCCAAACGGGGCCAGTTGATGCCGTGGTCTGCACCGCCGGAGAGGTTCATTTCGCCCTCCTGCTTGCGCAGACCCACGCCACGATGATGGAAGGTTTGGCGCAAAAGACCATGGGGCAGATCAACCTTGTGCTTCAGGGGCTCACCCATGTTAGCGACGGCGGCTCCTTCACCCTGACCAGTGGCATCCTGGATCGCAATCCGGTGCGTGGTGGCGTGGGGGCTGCAACCGCCAACGGCGCGCTTGCAGGCTTCGTGACCGGGGCCGCGATCGAGATGCCCCGGCGGCTGCGTTTGAACGTGGTCAGCCCCGGCATGCTGGACACCTCAGCCAGACGATACGGCGCGCTGTTTCCGGGGCATATCCCGGTACCGGACCACCGGGTCGGACAGGCCTATGTCAAATGCGTTGACGGCGCGATGACGGGCCGGGTCATCTGCGTGGACTGA
- a CDS encoding DUF4870 family protein codes for MQDPNAPRPPINAPGHGHPLQPAIIIYALFAAGLFVPFAALAGLVYAYVERGKDPVLDSHLTFQISTFWWGLLMGVVGFILMFVLVGFLVWAFWVVWLIVRLITGFQLTQANRPVSGTEAFGLKAV; via the coding sequence ATGCAAGACCCGAACGCCCCGCGCCCCCCAATTAATGCGCCCGGCCATGGCCATCCGCTGCAACCCGCCATCATCATCTACGCACTTTTTGCGGCGGGTCTGTTCGTGCCATTCGCGGCGCTGGCCGGGTTGGTCTATGCCTATGTCGAACGGGGCAAAGACCCGGTTCTCGACAGTCATCTCACCTTTCAGATCAGCACGTTTTGGTGGGGCCTGTTGATGGGCGTGGTGGGCTTCATCCTTATGTTCGTGCTCGTGGGCTTCCTGGTCTGGGCGTTTTGGGTTGTTTGGCTGATTGTTCGGTTGATCACCGGCTTTCAACTGACCCAGGCGAACCGGCCCGTCAGCGGGACTGAGGCGTTTGGACTGAAAGCGGTTTAG